Proteins encoded together in one Ipomoea triloba cultivar NCNSP0323 chromosome 4, ASM357664v1 window:
- the LOC116016139 gene encoding uncharacterized protein LOC116016139, which translates to MTGFYDFPERGRRDESWDLLRSLANRSTLPWVVLGDFNDLIFQNEKRGGNPHPDRLLRGFGEAVDDCGLLQLPMQGYPFTWDRGKGTTDWMEERLDKVLARADWCNSIPAASVTNILTRSSDHSALFLGVKAENRRHGNARRSFKFEMAWLFDEGLLRWGGDHFHNFGSKIRDLRKSQSHLRGSVHPDSLAEFQRIETELCQLEAQEDSFWRQRAK; encoded by the exons ATGACTGGTTTTTACGATTTTCCAGAGCGGGGACGGAGGGACGAATCATGGGACCTCTTGCGTTCTCTGGCTAACAGGTCTACCCTACCTTGGGTGGTATTGGGAGATTTTAATGATCTCATCTTTCAGAATGAGAAGCGAGGTGGCAATCCACATCCAGACAGGCTCCTACGCGGTTTTGGGGAGGCTGTGGATGACTGTGGTTTGCTCCAGTTGCCTATGCAGGGCTACCCGTTCACTTGGGACAGAGGAAAGGGGACAACGGATTGGATGGAGGAGAGGTTGGATAAGGTGCTCGCAAGGGCGGACTGGTGCAATTCTATACCGGCTGCTTCTGTGACTAATATCCTCACCAGGTCTTCTGATCACTCGGCCCTCTTCTTGGGGGTTAAGGCGGAAAATCGAAGGCATGGTAATGCACGTAGATCTTTCAAGTTTGAGATGGCATGGCTCTTTGATGAGGG GTTGCTTCGCTGGGGTGGTGACCATTTTCACAACTTTGGTAGTAAGATAAGGGACTTGCGGAAATCTCAATCACATCTGAGAGGCTCAGTACACCCCGACTCTCTTGCGGAATTCCAGCGCATTGAAACTGAGTTATGTCAGCTGGAGGCCCAGGAGGATTCTTTCTGGAGACAGAGGGCTAAGTAG
- the LOC116016138 gene encoding uncharacterized protein LOC116016138 has product MLGKQAWRFLTRPDSLVTRIYKARYFPKSSFIDAKLGSCPSYCWRSIMGAHELICSGVRRRIGDGRSTLIWGHPWLPDGPNPMIQTNMPHELDGSLVSGLFDPDTGTWDHSILCDIFSPTDVERILKIPVSPDYEDSWFWVGDPGGTYTVKQGYRIIIGNFESSPGDFDKWSHLWKIKSPAKWKTFLWKALSNVLPTTTNLILKRVEVDPACLMCGLEHESIMHSLILCDFSRLVWHESSLHVNSVNGNDFPMWFSNALCVLTDEQILVAVVVLYYVWRARNSAVWEGCLPWPKAVWRSALAAVTAWRQTHLAAPHSPSTPVLLNAAPLPAAAAHTLPHANGLPPKCYFDASFNSAARKATVGAILVSSDGGFLAAFNGHLPACFSPLMAESLACKEVLSWLKDRGLASVDVYTDCYNLKQLLCSNNVDLYSYVAFSINATRALMSSFTHCSVSYVPRSSNLGAHTLAASAFLQVESLYWDSIPPDSISALF; this is encoded by the coding sequence ATGCTGGGTAAGCAGGCCTGGCGCTTCCTTACAAGACCAGACTCTCTGGTGACAAGAATTTATAAAGCTAGATACTTTCCTAAGTCCTCGTTTATTGATGCCAAGTTGGGTAGTTGCCCAAGTTATTGCTGGAGAAGTATTATGGGAGCCCATGAGTTAATTTGCAGTGGAGTTAGAAGGAGAATTGGAGATGGAAGATCTACTTTAATATGGGGTCATCCCTGGTTACCTGATGGTCCTAATCCTATGATTCAGACTAACATGCCCCACGAATTGGATGGCTCTCTGGTTTCAGGTCTGTTTGACCCTGATACTGGAACTTGGGATCACTCCATCCTCTGTGATATTTTTAGCCCCACTGATGTCGAACGCATTTTGAAAATTCCGGTTAGCCCAGACTATGAGGACTCATGGTTTTGGGTTGGGGACCCAGGAGGTACCTATACGGTCAAACAGGGCTATAGAATTATTATTGGAAACTTTGAGAGCTCGCCAGGAGACTTTGATAAATGGTCACATCTCTGGAAAATCAAATCCCCTGCAAAGTGGAAAACTTTTCTTTGGAAGGCCCTCTCAAATGTTCTCCCTACCACCACCAATCTGATTTTAAAGAGAGTTGAGGTAGACCCGGCATGTCTAATGTGTGGTCTTGAGCATGAAAGTATTATGCATTCATTGATTCTATGTGATTTTTCAAGACTAGTATGGCATGAATCCTCTTTGCATGTTAATAGTGTGAATGGGAATGATTTCCCAATGTGGTTTTCTAATGCTTTGTGTGTGCTAACGGATGAACAAATCTTGGTGGCAGTGGTAGTTTTATATTATGTTTGGAGGGCTCGCAATTCGGCCGTGTGGGAGGGGTGTTTGCCGTGGCCGAAGGCTGTATGGCGGTCCGCTCTAGCGGCGGTGACGGCATGGCGACAAACGCATCTGGCGGCTCCTCATTCTCCATCGACTCCAGTGCTCCTCAACGCCGCTCCTTTGCCTGCTGCTGCTGCACATACGCTGCCACATGCAAACGGACTACCGCCCAAATGCTACTTCGATGCCAGCTTCAACTCAGCCGCAAGGAAAGCCACGGTAGGAGCAATCCTTGTCTCGTCAGATGGGGGTTTTCTAGCAGCCTTCAATGGTCATCTCCCAGCTTGTTTCTCACCACTCATGGCCGAGTCACTTGCATGCAAGGAGGTTTTATCTTGGCTCAAAGATCGTGGTCTAGCTTCCGTGGATGTCTACACTGACTGCTATAATCTCAAACAGCTGTTATGTTCGAACAACGTTGACCTTTATTCTTATGTTGCTTTTTCAATTAATGCCACTAGGGCTTTAATGTCGTCTTTTACTCATTGCTCAGTTAGTTATGTACCTAGGTCTTCCAATTTAGGTGCACACACGCTTGCTGCTTCGGCCTTTTTACAGGTTGAATCTTTGTATTGGGATTCTATCCCGCCAGACTCCATTTCGGCATTATTTTAA